The genomic region TATGCTATCTCAATTTTTTAAACTACTAATAACAATTGGATTTTTTATAGTCTCTCTCCTCCATGTGAAAAGTATAGATGAAAACCGCAGAGCAGATTATTTTTTACTAATCTCTATAAGCGTTCTTGGACTCATGATGCTCTCTTCTTCTGTAGAACTTATAACTATATACATCTCTTTAGAAATCGCTTCATATGCTCTCTATGCTATAGTTCCCCTGAGAGCTGAAAGTAAAGAAGCAGCTGAAGCTGGCATAAAATACATTCTATTTAGTGCGGTTATGACCGCCGTTTCACTTTACGGTCTTTCCTTCATCTATGCTGATGCCCACACAACGATGCTTTCCCAGTTTAAAAATATTGGATGGACCTTAACGGCCCATCCGATGGCAACATTTGGAATAACACTATTCTTAGTTGGATTCCTGTTTAAATTGGCATTGTTCCCGTTCCACTTTTGGGCACCTGATGTTTATCAGGGAATGGCAAACGAAACTGCAGCCTATGCAACAACACTTCCAAAACTTGGAACAATAGTGGTGCTCATAAGACTTCTTGGGGCAGTTTACCCATCAGCAGCCGTTGCATCGGTTCTTGCGGTATTCGCTGCACTTTCAATGACAATAGGTAACATTACTGCTCTCGTTCAGGATGATGTTAAAAGAGTTCTTGGATACTCTTCTGTCGCCCATGCAGGTTACATGACAGTTGCTCTTCTCATTCAAACAAAAGAAGCACTGGCAAACGTTGCATTTTACGCAGCGGCCTACATGTTTATGAATCTTCTTGCCTTTTGGGTTATATGTAAACTCTCTGACGGCAAGAATCTTAC from Desulfurobacterium sp. TC5-1 harbors:
- a CDS encoding NADH-quinone oxidoreductase subunit N, translating into MNGIVMLLPELFQLLIVIILFLVALGKEKRKFSWLPFLTGTCVVVTAVSLFNSGLMFYGTYKIDMLSQFFKLLITIGFFIVSLLHVKSIDENRRADYFLLISISVLGLMMLSSSVELITIYISLEIASYALYAIVPLRAESKEAAEAGIKYILFSAVMTAVSLYGLSFIYADAHTTMLSQFKNIGWTLTAHPMATFGITLFLVGFLFKLALFPFHFWAPDVYQGMANETAAYATTLPKLGTIVVLIRLLGAVYPSAAVASVLAVFAALSMTIGNITALVQDDVKRVLGYSSVAHAGYMTVALLIQTKEALANVAFYAAAYMFMNLLAFWVICKLSDGKNLTFKDFSGLYKRAPILAFAVTIAAMGLIGLPPTGGFIGKFFLLTGAWGKGFDWLIIVAALNTAVAAYYYLKFIRFSYTEESETEEKVNTSPIDSTVAVILAVIVLAIGIIPSPIYQMALKATGILR